A genome region from Ptiloglossa arizonensis isolate GNS036 chromosome 4, iyPtiAriz1_principal, whole genome shotgun sequence includes the following:
- the Med28 gene encoding mediator complex subunit 28 isoform X2 codes for MATPTNGNGNLIDEFEEAFQQCLSILTTKDEGLGNNGIGVSGGLTVDKEEAHSEVEQVTLRFIDLARQMEAFFLQKRFLLSALKPELVVKEDINDLRVELARKEDLIKRHYDKIAVWQNLLADLQGWAKSPAQGPAPNGLPNGTQSGQSQQNANGGGSTTMQQQQQILQHQQQLQQQQQLQHQMQHQMQQQQLHQQQVQQGSGAPPTSGLQGVGVSVGQQGMFMTQGGVGVTGARAGFPVGGVGSSALQGPLAFLEKTTSNIGMPERRS; via the exons ATGGCAACACCCACTAACGGTAACGGTAACCTTATTGACGAATTTGAGGAAGCATTTCAG CAATGCTTGAGTATATTAACAACAAAGGACGAAGGGTTAGGGAACAATGGAATTGGAGTATCTGGTGGTTTGACTGTGGATAAAGAAGAAGCTCATAGTGAAGTTGAACAAGTCACACTAAGATTTATAGATCTTGCAAGGCAAATGGAAGCTTTCTTCTTACAAAAAAGATTTTTACTGTCTGCATTAAAACCAGAACTAGTAGTGAAAGAAGATATTAATGATCTTAGAGTAGAATTAGCACGTAAGGAAGATCTTATAAAAAGGCACTATGATAAAATCGCAGTATGGCAAAATCTTTTAGCTGACCTGCAAGGTTGGGCAAAGTCTCCAGCTCAAGGTCCAGCACCTAATG GTTTACCAAATGGTACACAAAGTGGACAAAGTCAACAAAATGCAAATGGAGGTGGAAGTACAACaatgcagcaacagcagcaaatATTGCAACATCAACAGCAGctccaacaacaacaacagctgcAGCATCAAATGCAACATCAAATGCAACAACAACAACTTCATCAGCAACAG GTGCAGCAAGGATCAGGTGCTCCTCCTACATCAGGTCTTCAAGGAGTTGGAGTTTCAGTTGGACAACAAGGGATGTTTATGACTCAGGGAGGAGTAGGTGTAACTGGTGCAAGAGCAGGATTTCCTGTTGGAGGTGTAGGAAGCAGTGCCCTTCAAGGACCCCTAGCCTTTCTGGAAAAGACAACGAGCAATATAGGAATGCCAGAAAGGCGGAGTTGA
- the LOC143145313 gene encoding cytosol aminopeptidase isoform X2: protein MALSLIRGKSLQYGNSQLRFLSCISTMKSGLVLGVYETEDERNISLTPTAAKYDAIVKGKLQKNILLAGPKIPKGCARVFWGLDEEYYVGVAVVGLGKKNLGINQLEEVHEGKENIRIAAAAGCRALNEVDIKNIALEALGDAEAAAEGAALSTWFYQGLKNKEKQTAFPIVSLYDVEDEEQWQVGYIKAQAQNWARQLADTPANLMTPTIFSEEVSLNLTKLGISVQVHDKEWAKQKKMGSFLSVSHGSCEPPKFVEIRYKGANDDSQPIVFVGKGVTFDAGGISLKPASDMDEMRADMSGAACVAAAIRAAAELKLKVNIVGLIPLTENLPSGTATKPGDLVIAMNGKSIIVDNTDAEGRLILADALCYAQEFNPRFILDIATLTGAMRITLGGVATGVFTNDGALFEKLKNAGTLSGDRVWRLPLWQHFTDEMTKKIKSADVNNIAKTKGGGSCTAAAFLREFVPNDTPWLHLDIAGVMGPGHDELPYIPAGMTGRPTRTLIQFLQTLC from the exons ATGGCATTGTCTCTTATCAGGGGTAAGAGTCTGCAATACGGAAATTCGCAGTTACGTTTCTTATCCTGCATCTCGACCATGAAG TCAGGATTGGTGCTCGGTGTGTACGAAACAGAAGATGAAAGGAATATTTCATTGACTCCCACGGCGGCTAAATATGATGCCATAGTTAAAGGAAAactacaaaaaaatattttgtt AGCaggtccaaaaattcctaaaggTTGTGCTAGAGTATTTTGGGGTTTGGATGAAGAGTATTATGTGGGAGTTGCAGTTGTTGGTCTTGGAAAGAAAAATCTTGGTATTAACCAACTTGAAGAAGTAcacgaaggaaaagaaaacattcgCATAGCTGCAGCAG CGGGTTGTCGTGCATTGAATGAAGTGGATATAAAAAATATCGCACTGGAGGCGTTAGGGGATGCAGAAGCTGCAGCTGAAGGAGCTGCGTTATCAACATGGTTCTATCAAGGTttgaaaaataaggaaaaacaAACAGCATTTCCAATTGTTTCACTTTATGATGTAGAAGATGA AGAACAATGGCAAGTCGGATATATTAAAGCTCAAGCACAAAATTGGGCACGCCAATTGGCAGATACTCCAGCCAATCTAATGACGCCCACAATATTTTCTGAGGAAGTGTCTTTAAATCTCACTAAATTAGGAATTAGTGTTCAGGTACACGATAAAGAGTGGGCAAAACAGAAAAAAATGGGTTCTTTTCTCAGTGTATCTCATGGTAGTTGTGAACCACCAAAGTTTGTTGAAATTCGATATAAAGGTGCTAATGATGATTCACAACCGATTGTCTTTGTTGGGAAGGGTGTTACATTTGACGCTGGTGGTATCAGTCTCAAG ccTGCATCTGATATGGACGAAATGCGGGCAGATATGAGTGGCGCAGCATGTGTAGCGGCTGCTATTCGAGCTGCTGCTGAACTTAAATTGAAAGTAAATATTGTTGGTTTAATACCACTTACTGAAAATTTGCCTTCGGGCACTGcaactaaaccaggagatctTGTAATTGCAATGAACGGAAAAAGTATCATTGTAGATAATACAGATGCAGAAGGTAGACTTATTCTTGCTGATGCACTTTGTTATGCTCAAGAATTTAATCCAAG atttatCTTGGATATTGCAACATTAACTGGTGCAATGAGGATCACTTTAGGAGGAGTAGCGACTGGAGTTTTTACAAATGATGGTGCTCTCTTTGAAAAGTTGAAAAATGCTGGTACTCTTAGTGGTGATCGAGTATGGAGACTTCCACTTTGGCAACATTTCACTGATGAGATGACAA AGAAAATTAAGTCAGCAGATGTAAATAATATCGCGAAAACCAAAGGTGGTGGCTCATGCACGGCAGCTGCTTTTTTACGAGAATTTGTTCCAAATGATACACCATGGCTGCATTTAGATATTGCAGGAGTAATGGGCCCTGGACATGATGAGTTACCATATATACCAGCTGGAATGACGGGTCGTCCAACTCGTACGcttattcaatttttacaaacattgtgttaa
- the LOC143145313 gene encoding cytosol aminopeptidase isoform X1: MALSLIRGKSLQYGNSQLRFLSCISTMKYLNFQQSGLVLGVYETEDERNISLTPTAAKYDAIVKGKLQKNILLAGPKIPKGCARVFWGLDEEYYVGVAVVGLGKKNLGINQLEEVHEGKENIRIAAAAGCRALNEVDIKNIALEALGDAEAAAEGAALSTWFYQGLKNKEKQTAFPIVSLYDVEDEEQWQVGYIKAQAQNWARQLADTPANLMTPTIFSEEVSLNLTKLGISVQVHDKEWAKQKKMGSFLSVSHGSCEPPKFVEIRYKGANDDSQPIVFVGKGVTFDAGGISLKPASDMDEMRADMSGAACVAAAIRAAAELKLKVNIVGLIPLTENLPSGTATKPGDLVIAMNGKSIIVDNTDAEGRLILADALCYAQEFNPRFILDIATLTGAMRITLGGVATGVFTNDGALFEKLKNAGTLSGDRVWRLPLWQHFTDEMTKKIKSADVNNIAKTKGGGSCTAAAFLREFVPNDTPWLHLDIAGVMGPGHDELPYIPAGMTGRPTRTLIQFLQTLC, translated from the exons ATGGCATTGTCTCTTATCAGGGGTAAGAGTCTGCAATACGGAAATTCGCAGTTACGTTTCTTATCCTGCATCTCGACCATGAAG tatttgaattttcaacagTCAGGATTGGTGCTCGGTGTGTACGAAACAGAAGATGAAAGGAATATTTCATTGACTCCCACGGCGGCTAAATATGATGCCATAGTTAAAGGAAAactacaaaaaaatattttgtt AGCaggtccaaaaattcctaaaggTTGTGCTAGAGTATTTTGGGGTTTGGATGAAGAGTATTATGTGGGAGTTGCAGTTGTTGGTCTTGGAAAGAAAAATCTTGGTATTAACCAACTTGAAGAAGTAcacgaaggaaaagaaaacattcgCATAGCTGCAGCAG CGGGTTGTCGTGCATTGAATGAAGTGGATATAAAAAATATCGCACTGGAGGCGTTAGGGGATGCAGAAGCTGCAGCTGAAGGAGCTGCGTTATCAACATGGTTCTATCAAGGTttgaaaaataaggaaaaacaAACAGCATTTCCAATTGTTTCACTTTATGATGTAGAAGATGA AGAACAATGGCAAGTCGGATATATTAAAGCTCAAGCACAAAATTGGGCACGCCAATTGGCAGATACTCCAGCCAATCTAATGACGCCCACAATATTTTCTGAGGAAGTGTCTTTAAATCTCACTAAATTAGGAATTAGTGTTCAGGTACACGATAAAGAGTGGGCAAAACAGAAAAAAATGGGTTCTTTTCTCAGTGTATCTCATGGTAGTTGTGAACCACCAAAGTTTGTTGAAATTCGATATAAAGGTGCTAATGATGATTCACAACCGATTGTCTTTGTTGGGAAGGGTGTTACATTTGACGCTGGTGGTATCAGTCTCAAG ccTGCATCTGATATGGACGAAATGCGGGCAGATATGAGTGGCGCAGCATGTGTAGCGGCTGCTATTCGAGCTGCTGCTGAACTTAAATTGAAAGTAAATATTGTTGGTTTAATACCACTTACTGAAAATTTGCCTTCGGGCACTGcaactaaaccaggagatctTGTAATTGCAATGAACGGAAAAAGTATCATTGTAGATAATACAGATGCAGAAGGTAGACTTATTCTTGCTGATGCACTTTGTTATGCTCAAGAATTTAATCCAAG atttatCTTGGATATTGCAACATTAACTGGTGCAATGAGGATCACTTTAGGAGGAGTAGCGACTGGAGTTTTTACAAATGATGGTGCTCTCTTTGAAAAGTTGAAAAATGCTGGTACTCTTAGTGGTGATCGAGTATGGAGACTTCCACTTTGGCAACATTTCACTGATGAGATGACAA AGAAAATTAAGTCAGCAGATGTAAATAATATCGCGAAAACCAAAGGTGGTGGCTCATGCACGGCAGCTGCTTTTTTACGAGAATTTGTTCCAAATGATACACCATGGCTGCATTTAGATATTGCAGGAGTAATGGGCCCTGGACATGATGAGTTACCATATATACCAGCTGGAATGACGGGTCGTCCAACTCGTACGcttattcaatttttacaaacattgtgttaa
- the LOC143145312 gene encoding E3 ubiquitin-protein ligase COP1-like, whose product MSAISDSTLGNDSTAGSSGGVGECSNRISKQHQSTNVLHRISGTLEDKNNDYLCPICFEIIDEAHITRCGHTFCYRCIVKSLEANGRCPKCSYTLTQQDIFPNFLLHELISKYKTRIKGLAELGSSYTADGRHRAIGTDLSVPPYDGLRDIVAAESANLTLPDVNVMLEVLTQKKHLLEAETCAAQNKLLHEFLIHLLQQKEEQKKQLQKEIALIKKDMEEVENILRDVQSKCPRIEDLKKSSENDTAQVSAIRKEMIGLIDIIDSNMVKPNEKASAYGNDTYANPTGNQKQNEYTVGSTLAIRRKRMHAHFDDFVQCYFDSRAKELLLGHKPQAQSDTWHGTSSGLDVFRENLVKFSRYNSLRPLATLNYSSDIFNNSTIVSSIEFDKDNEFFAIAGVTKRIKVFDYNAVVRDTVDIHYPCVEMVSSSKISCVSWNSFHKGMLASSDYEGTVTVWDAATGQRTKAFQEHEKRCWSVDFNDVDTRLIASGSDDARVKLWSLNNDHSVASLEAKANVCCVKFNPRSSCHLAFGSADHCVHYYDLRNMKEALCIFKGHRKAVSYVKFINKEEIVSASTDSQLKMWNINNPHCLRSFVGHVNEKNFVGLATDGDYVACGSENNALYVYYKGLTKQLFSYKFDAVRSILEIQERREEDLNEFVSAVCWRQMSNVVVAANSQGIIKILELV is encoded by the coding sequence ATGTCGGCTATCAGTGATAGTACTTTGGGAAATGATAGCACTGCTGGGAGTAGTGGGGGAGTAGGGGAATGTAGTAATCGAATAAGTAAACAACATCAATCAACAAATGTTCTTCATAGGATTAGTGGTACActcgaagataaaaataatgATTACCTGTGTCCTATTTGTTTTGAGATAATTGATGAAGCCCATATCACACGTTGTGGTCATACATTTTGTTATCGTTGTATAGTAAAATCCCTTGAAGCTAATGGGCGTTGTCCAAAATGTAGCTATACACTAACACAACAAGATATTTTCCCAAATTTTTTGTTAcacgaattaatttcaaaatataaaactaGAATTAAGGGTCTTGCTGAATTAGGATCTTCATATACAGCTGATGGTAGACACAGAGCCATAGGAACAGATTTATCTGTACCTCCATACGATGGATTGAGAGATATTGTAGCTGCAGAGAGTGCTAATCTAACTTTACCCGATGTAAATGTAATGTTAGAAGTATTGACACAAAAGAAACATTTGCTTGAAGCAGAAACATGTGCAGCACAAAACAAATTGCTGCatgaatttttaatacatttattgcaGCAGAAGGAAGAACAAAAAAAGCAATTACAAAAAGAGATAGCACTAATTAAAAAAGATATGGAAGaagttgaaaatatattaaGGGATGTTCAAAGTAAATGTCCTAGAATAGAAGATTTGAAAAAATCGAGTGAAAATGATACTGCACAAGTGTCAGCTATTAGAAAAGAGATGATAGGCCTTATAGACATAATAGATTCAAATATGGTCAAACCAAATGAAAAAGCAAGTGCATATGGAAATGATACATATGCTAATCCTACCGGGAATCAAAAACAAAATGAATATACAGTTGGTTCAACTTTAGCTATACGTAGAAAGAGAATGCATGCCCATTTTGATGATTTTGTGCAATGTTATTTTGATTCCCGTGCAAAAGAGCTACTCCTTGGACATAAGCCTCAAGCCCAGAGTGACACGTGGCATGGCACAAGTTCAGGACTTGACGTTTTTAGAGAAAATCTTGTAAAATTTTCAAGATATAATTCATTACGTCCATTGGCAACTTTGAATTATTCAtcagatatttttaataattccacCATCGTTTCAAGTATAGAATTTGATAAAGATAATGAATTCTTTGCAATAGCTGGTGTTAcgaaacgtataaaagtatttgATTATAATGCTGTAGTAAGGGACACAGTAGACATTCACTATCCCTGTGTAGAAATGGTTTCCAGCTCTAAAATATCATGTGTTTCATGGAATTCCTTTCACAAAGGAATGTTGGCATCATCTGATTATGAAGGAACTGTAACAGTGTGGGATGCTGCAACTGGTCAAAGAACAAAAGCATTTCAAGAACATGAAAAGAGATGCTGGTCTGTTGACTTCAATGATGTTGACACTAGGCTCATTGCATCAGGTTCAGATGATGCTAGAGTTAAATTATGGTCCTTGAATAATGATCATTCCGTTGCTTCCTTAGAAGCAAAAGCTAATGTATGTTGTGTAAAATTTAATCCACGTAGTTCGTGCCACTTAGCATTTGGATCTGCAGACCATTGTGTCCACTATTATGATTTACGTAATATGAAAGAAGCATTGTGTATATTTAAAGGTCACCGTAAAGCTGTGTCATATGTTAAGTTTATAAACAAGGAGGAAATAGTATCTGCAAGCACTGATTCACAGTTAAAAATGTGGAACATCAATAATCCACATTGTTTGCGCTCATTTGTTGGACATGTCAATGAAAAGAATTTTGTAGGTCTTGCCACCGATGGTGATTATGTGGCATGTGGATCAGAGAATAATGCACTCTATGTATATTACAAAGGACTTACAAAACAATTGTTCTCTTATAAATTTGATGCTGTTCGAAGTATATTAGAAATACAAGAACGAAGAGAAGAGGATCTGAACGAATTTGTGTCTGCAGTTTGTTGGAGACAAATGTCTAATGTTGTGGTAGCTGCAAATTCCCaaggaattattaaaatattagaaCTTGTTTGA
- the LOC143146105 gene encoding uncharacterized protein LOC143146105, producing the protein MRRNVRGGVTGVGLTKTQQLRQAKTSVLLQEQKKKQDEEKRREPDPFGRRKRVVVPEPKKVDFKKPGMTKTMLARVKAAEKFKQEYERKKEATLTAGRVPKRTPAPIGVPSPNLFLIRVGRERLTAPRGKSRTTAAPTPKPLPVIRDDIQAGPSHVKKKATPKSLPKKTNELVKVLNADVVQAEPIGDGPISNVIIPPGTLTNDRTTIVSIPPSTDVEIKMTSQVANRSIQVISETLNKQDAVESRAVNNKLLELQQARRDFVIAVANVGGNAVNIEDETPRYLYRTHAIEDFVQSKYQRDRQDIPSAHEIMQESLMNLKDKDVSRRLEEEFERIAAAEYVPDDLQLDAPFDEEMLREIEDVPFDGEIDTSVSTPETTQQTSYEQRSFDPDVLERFLDLRRYPPCPECGPHLPPKGKEDLNPDLWDLYDPWYRSISRDLIEFDLIDFD; encoded by the exons ATGCGCCGGAATGTACGGGGAGGTGTCACCGGTGTTGGGCTTACAAAAACACAACAACTCCGTCAAGCAAAGACCTCAGTCTTGCTACAAGAACAGAAGAAAAAGCAAGATGAAGAAAAGAGACGTGAACCAGACCCATTCGGACGGCGTAAAAGAGTAGTAGTACCTGAGCCAAAAAAGGTCGACTTTAAGAAGCCAGGAATGACTAAAACGATGTTGGCTAGAGTAAAAGCAGCAGAAAAATTTAAACAAGAATACGAACGCAAGAAGGAAGCAACACTGACTGCTGGTCGAGTACCTAAAAGAACACCTGCTCCAATAGGAG TACCATccccaaatttatttttaattagagTGGGTAGAGAAAGATTAACGGCACCTAGAGGAAAATCACGTACTACGGCTGCACCTACTCCAAAACCATTGCCAGTAATTAGAGATGATATACAAGCTGGACCCAGTCATGTCAAAAAAAAAGCAACTCCAAAAAGTTTACCTAAAAAAACCAATGAATTAGTCAAAGTATTAAATGCTGATGTAGTTCAGGCTGAACCAATTGGTGATGGACCAATTAGTAATGTTATAATACCTCCTGGAACATTAACTAATGATCGTACTACAATTGTCAGCATCCCACCATCTACtgatgttgaaataaaaatgacatCACAAGTAGCAAATCGCTCTATTCAAGTGATCAG TGAAACTCTTAACAAGCAGGATGCTGTAGAAAGTAGAGCAGTAAACAATAAATTACTGGAATTGCAACAAGCTAGACGAGATTTTGTTATTGCTGTGGCAAATGTTGGTGGAAATGCTGTTAACATTGAAGATGAAACTCCTC GATATTTATATAGAACCCATGCTATCGAGGATTTTGTCCAATCAAAATATCAAAGGGATCGTCAAGATATTCCAAGTGCTCATGAAATTATGCAAGAAAGTTTAATGAATCTAAAGGATAAAGATGTATCCAGAAGATTAGAAGAAGAATTTGAAAGAATAGCAGCTGCAGAGTATGTGCCAGATGATTTACAGCTCGATGCTCCTTTTGATGAAGAAATGCTCAGAGAGATAGAAGATGTACCTTTTGATGGTGAGATTGACACATCAGTGTCAACTCCTGAAACAACACAACAAACAAGTTATGAACAAAGAAGCTTTGATCCAGACGTACTTGAAAGATTTTTAGATCTTCGACGTTATCCTCCTTGTCCAGAATGTGGACCACATTTACCACCCAAAGGCAAAGAAGATTTAAATCCTGATTTATGGGATCTGTACGATCCATGGTACAGAAGTATATCACGAGATCTTATAGAGTTTGATTTAATTGACtttgattaa
- the Med28 gene encoding mediator complex subunit 28 isoform X1 has protein sequence MITASIMATPTNGNGNLIDEFEEAFQQCLSILTTKDEGLGNNGIGVSGGLTVDKEEAHSEVEQVTLRFIDLARQMEAFFLQKRFLLSALKPELVVKEDINDLRVELARKEDLIKRHYDKIAVWQNLLADLQGWAKSPAQGPAPNGLPNGTQSGQSQQNANGGGSTTMQQQQQILQHQQQLQQQQQLQHQMQHQMQQQQLHQQQVQQGSGAPPTSGLQGVGVSVGQQGMFMTQGGVGVTGARAGFPVGGVGSSALQGPLAFLEKTTSNIGMPERRS, from the exons ATGAT TACCGCAAGTATAATGGCAACACCCACTAACGGTAACGGTAACCTTATTGACGAATTTGAGGAAGCATTTCAG CAATGCTTGAGTATATTAACAACAAAGGACGAAGGGTTAGGGAACAATGGAATTGGAGTATCTGGTGGTTTGACTGTGGATAAAGAAGAAGCTCATAGTGAAGTTGAACAAGTCACACTAAGATTTATAGATCTTGCAAGGCAAATGGAAGCTTTCTTCTTACAAAAAAGATTTTTACTGTCTGCATTAAAACCAGAACTAGTAGTGAAAGAAGATATTAATGATCTTAGAGTAGAATTAGCACGTAAGGAAGATCTTATAAAAAGGCACTATGATAAAATCGCAGTATGGCAAAATCTTTTAGCTGACCTGCAAGGTTGGGCAAAGTCTCCAGCTCAAGGTCCAGCACCTAATG GTTTACCAAATGGTACACAAAGTGGACAAAGTCAACAAAATGCAAATGGAGGTGGAAGTACAACaatgcagcaacagcagcaaatATTGCAACATCAACAGCAGctccaacaacaacaacagctgcAGCATCAAATGCAACATCAAATGCAACAACAACAACTTCATCAGCAACAG GTGCAGCAAGGATCAGGTGCTCCTCCTACATCAGGTCTTCAAGGAGTTGGAGTTTCAGTTGGACAACAAGGGATGTTTATGACTCAGGGAGGAGTAGGTGTAACTGGTGCAAGAGCAGGATTTCCTGTTGGAGGTGTAGGAAGCAGTGCCCTTCAAGGACCCCTAGCCTTTCTGGAAAAGACAACGAGCAATATAGGAATGCCAGAAAGGCGGAGTTGA